In Clostridium butyricum, the genomic stretch TTTACATTAGATCCAATATCTGTTGATATTTCAGATACCCTTGCTGAAATTTTTGAAGCCACATTTACCTCTTCACTTGCTTCAATTTTACCAGCCATTATATATTTATTTTTAATTTCTTCCTGAACGTTATCAGTAATTTGTTCATTATTATTTTCTGCTTTTTTATTGGCAATACTACATCCACTTAATAATGCTATTAAAATTAAATATACTATACCAATTTGTATTTTTTTCACAAATATTCCCCTCCTGAATTTAAATATCTAACACGTGTTGAATTATTTTTTCATGTTTAGTATTATAGTTATAAATGGAAGGAATTACAATCGTCAATTTTAGAGTAAAATGTAAATTTTTCAACATAAAGCCTTTATAATGTTGGATTTTTTTAAAAAGCGAGGAGTGAAACCAATTACATGAAAAAGAAAGAAGATAGGCGTATTTTATATACTCGAATGGTTATTAAAGAAAGTTTTCTTTCATTAATTCAAGAAAAACCACTAGATAAAATTACCATAAAAGAAATTTGTGAAAAAGCAGATATAAACAGAGCTACATTTTATTATCACTATACAGATTTGCCAACACTTCTTACTGCAATTGAAACTGAAAATGCAGCTCATATATCTGATTTAGTTAAATCCTGTAAAGAATCAGGAAAATCCTTTTTAGACTTATTTTTAGAACTTATATATACTAATCAAAATTTTTATAAAGCTTTCTATAATTGTAACTTAGGAAGTGGAGCCATTAAAATAATGCTAAGTCAACTTCACGAACAATATATATTGAAAAGATCTTGTTTGAATAACCCTCTTGAAGAAATGGAGGCTCAATATCAATTTCAATTTATAAAATATGGCTTTATAGGTGTCATGAGAAAATGGCTTAGTGAAGGTTGCATAGAATCACCAGAAAATATAGCACATATTATACGAAAAATCCTAAATAACAATCCTCAAATGAAATAAGAAAAAGACTCTGAACTTTAATTAAGTTCAGAGTCTATTTTTATTAATTTGATGCATACAATGGATTTGCACATCTAACTTCTTGTCCATATTCATTTTTTAATTCATTGAATGCCTTTAAAACTCTATCCGATATATCCACATGAGCAATGAAACCTTTTCCATTTGGACCATATCCATTTGCATCATCAGTAAGTCTTGGTATTTCCCCCATTAATAAATTAACATATCTATCAACATCCCACATTCCATAAATATCAGTATCATATGTTAATGAATCATCTTTTACAATAATATTTGCTCTATAGGATGCATAATTAATAATATTAACATCAGAAGATACATATTTACGAAGTCCTGCCTCCATGCGATATTGCATTGTTGCATCCTGACATAAAATAATATTTTTATATTCAATCTCATTATCTTTAAGTAAATCTAAAAGATAAGTTATATTGTTACCACAATTGGTAGATTTACATTCAAGATAATCAGCTTTCACTCCATATCTAAACTCAATATATTGATTAAACAGCTCTGCTTCTGATAAATTCATAGTTTCAATTAATGGATACTCTTTATGCACTCTTTGACGCAAAGTTTCAGTAGTGTGTCCAGCTCCTCCAACAATAAT encodes the following:
- a CDS encoding TetR/AcrR family transcriptional regulator, whose product is MKKKEDRRILYTRMVIKESFLSLIQEKPLDKITIKEICEKADINRATFYYHYTDLPTLLTAIETENAAHISDLVKSCKESGKSFLDLFLELIYTNQNFYKAFYNCNLGSGAIKIMLSQLHEQYILKRSCLNNPLEEMEAQYQFQFIKYGFIGVMRKWLSEGCIESPENIAHIIRKILNNNPQMK